One Leopardus geoffroyi isolate Oge1 chromosome C1, O.geoffroyi_Oge1_pat1.0, whole genome shotgun sequence DNA segment encodes these proteins:
- the SPEGNB gene encoding SPEG neighbor protein — MSKAAPAKKPAAAAPPPGCTLDINDPQVQRAAIRIQASYRGHRSRKELREKGPPRVLEPLKDVVLIEGSAAKLTCRISAFPDPFIRWSKDGKELRDGPKYRYVFEDPDVVALVVRDGELADLGQYSINVTNPFGQCSDSARILVEVPAKIQKGPDNTKARKGATVTLTAEIMGEPAPDVGWTKDGEDIEEDDRVFFEIGSTTTTLTIRRATPEDSGKYEVYVENSLGMDQSFARVDVA; from the exons ATGTCCAAAGCAGCTCCCGCCAAAAAACCAGCGGCTGCGGCCCCGCCTCCGGGATGTACCCTGGATATCAACGACCCCCAGGTCCAGAGAGCAGCCATTCGCATCCAGGCCTCTTACCGGGGCCACAG GTCCCGGAAGGAGCTTCGCGAGAAGGGGCCACCACGAGTGCTGGAGCCACTGAAGGACGTGGTGCTGATCGAGGGCAGCGCGGCCAAGCTGACTTGCCGCATTTCGGCTTTCCCGGACCCATTCATCCGCTGGAGCAAGGACGGCAAGGAGCTGCGTGACGGGCCCAAGTATCGTTACGTTTTCGAGGACCCTGACGTGGTCGCCCTGGTGGTGCGCGACGGCGAGCTGGCAGACCTGGGCCAGTACAGCATCAACGTAACCAACCCCTTCGGCCAGTGCTCTGACTCAGCGCGCATCCTGGTGGAAG TCCCTGCGAAGATTCAAAAGGGACCGGATAACACTAAGGCGCGCAAAGGCGCCACGGTGACGCTGACTGCGGAGATCATGGGCGAGCCTGCACCCGACGTGGGCTGGACCAAGGACGGGGAGGACATCGAGGAGGATGACAG GGTGTTCTTCGAGATCGGCAGTACCACCACGACGCTGACCATCCGCCGGGCCACGCCCGAGGACAGCGGCAAGTACGAGGTGTACGTGGAGAACAGCCTGGGCATGGACCAGAGCTTCGCACGAGTGGACGTGGCCTGA